The following proteins are encoded in a genomic region of Brachypodium distachyon strain Bd21 chromosome 1, Brachypodium_distachyon_v3.0, whole genome shotgun sequence:
- the LOC100830542 gene encoding histone H3.3, whose protein sequence is MARTKQTARKSTGGKAPRKQLATKAARKSAPTTGGVKKPHRYRPGTVALREIRKYQKSTELLIRKLPFQRLVREIAQDFKTDLRFQSHAVLALQEAAEAYLVGLFEDTNLCAIHAKRVTIMPKDIQLARRIRGERA, encoded by the exons ATGGCCCGTACCAAGCAGACCGCCCGCAAGTCCACCGGCGGCAAGGCCCCCAGGAAGCAGCTCGCCACCAAG GCGGCTAGGAAGTCTGCGCCGACGACCGGCGGAGTGAAGAAGCCCCACCGCTACAGGCCCGGGACGGTGGCGCTCCGTGAGATCCGCAAGTACCAGAAGAGCACGGAGCTCCTGATCCGCAAGCTCCCCTTCCAGCGCCTGGTCCGTGAGATCGCCCAGGACTTCAAGACCGACCTCCGGTTCCAGAGCCACGCCGTGCTGGCGCtccaggaggcggcggaagcCTACCTCGTCGGGCTCTTCGAGGACACCAACCTCTGCGCCATCCACGCCAAGCGCGTCACCATCATGCCCAAGGACATCCAGCTCGCCCGCCGCATCCGTGGCGAGCGTGCTTAA
- the LOC100830235 gene encoding protein DECREASED SIZE EXCLUSION LIMIT 1 produces MAEKQHRRRPSPDPVAVLRGHRAAVNDTCFHPTLPLLFSGAADGELRVWDTASHRTVSSVWAHGGAAGVYSIAASSGLGNMIVSQGRDGLCKCWVIEEAGLSRRPIFTIKTSTYHFCKMSLVKGPSSTYGTQFGSSGTNSDAEPQRVVVKVNTESHSANPSEGSQEYEQGSSSDVQNIITIAGEESSQVALWDIKSSRKILCLPQTSSANMTDHPTKQRGLCMAVQAFIPCESAGYVNILSSYEDGSTRWWDVRKPGSPLSSVKYHSESALSIAVDGSCNGGISGGADSKVTMFSLDHQKGMFTVRNEIELERPGIASIAIRADNKIAAAAGWDHRIRVYNYNKGNALAVLKYHSATCNAVTFSPDCKLMASCSADTMVALWELYPPKTPSKEDITRTDEVSC; encoded by the exons ATGGCTGAGaagcagcaccgccgccgcccgtcgccggACCCCGTCGCGGTGCTCCGGggccaccgcgccgccgtcaACGACACCTGCTTCCACCCCACGCTACCGCTCCTCTTCTCCGG CGCGGCTGACGGGGAGCTCAGGGTCTGGGATACGGCGAGTCACCGCACCGTCTCCTCGGTCTG GGCTCATGGCGGGGCGGCTGGTGTGTATTCGATAGCTGCTAGCTCCGGACTTGGAAATATGATAGTTAG TCAAGGCAGGGATGGGCTGTGCAAATGCTGGGTTATTGAAGAAGCTGGGCTCTCACG GAGGCCCATATTTACAATCAAAACAAGTACATACCATTTCTGTAAGATGTCATTGGTTAAAGGTCCCTCTTCGACATATGGCACACAGTTTGGCTCGAGCGGCACAAATAGTGATGCTGAGCCACAAAGAGTAGTTGTTAAAGTAAATACAGAATCACATAGTGCAAATCCTTCAGAGGGGTCCCAAGAATATGAACAAG GTAGTTCCTCTGATGTGCAAAATATAATTACAATCGCCGGTGAAGAATCTTCTCAG GTTGCACTTTGGGATATTAAAAGTTCAAGGAAGATATTGTGTTTGCCTCAAACATCCAGTGCTAATATGACAGATCACCCTACTAAGCAAAGAG GTCTATGCATGGCTGTGCAAGCTTTCATCCCATGTGAATCTGCAGGCTATGTGAATATTTTGTCAAG TTATGAAGATGGAAGCACTCGTTGGTGGGATGTGCGGAAGCCTGGGTCACCTTTATCTTCAGTGAAATATCATTCAGAATCAG CTTTGTCCATTGCTGTTGATGGATCATGCAATGGTGGGATCTCAGGAGGCGCTGATAGTAAAGTAACCATGTTCAGTCTCGATCATCAAAAG GGCATGTTTACTGTCAGAAACGAAATAGAACTTGAGCGGCCGGGTATAGCGAGTATAGCAATCCGTGCAGACAACAAGATTGCAGCAGCCGCTGGTTGGGATCACAG GATTCGAGTGTATAACTACAATAAAGGAAATGCTCTAGCCGTGCTGAAGTATCACAGTGCTACG TGTAATGCGGTGACCTTCTCACCTGACTGCAAACTTATGGCCTCCTGCTCGGCGGATACCATGGTTGCATTGTGGGAGCTCTATCCTCCCAAAACACCAAGCAAAGAGGACATCACACGAACGGATGAGGTCTCATGTTAG
- the LOC100829058 gene encoding uncharacterized protein LOC100829058: MSSSTTSGRGGEDDEDAPDLVCQLDCVQGMVDALSSVRWKRHQDAVLELSEHGIVLIVEESGCLQAKVYLKRELFVEYDYAAEGRPRFGLSLGLLVDCLNMFSSPGHASSVEIRYPGPDMQLLLKSVASPDACIFSEIRTRIPDTLASDYHFQHAGNTPLSFTVKSAILKESIDDLEWPGSSIQIKLQPDPPSVIFKGEGHGDLEIEYPYYANTDLLIAFQCDREVSYRYKYKFLRATTSNVPSSVLKENRGSKVTIGRGGMLKIQHLVSVGRPGITHG; this comes from the exons atgagCTCGTCGACGACgtccggccgcggcggcgaagacgaCGAAGACGCGCCGGACCTCGTGTGTCAGCTGGACTGCGTCCAGGGCATGGTCGACGCGCTCTCCTCCGTCCGCTGGAAGCGCCACCAG GACGCAGTGCTGGAGCTCTCGGAGCACGGCATCGTGCTCATCGTGGAGGAGAGCGGCTGCCTCCAGGCCAAGGTGTACCTCAAGCGCGAG CTGTTCGTGGAGTACGACTACGCGGCGGAGGGGCGCCCGCGGTTCGGGCTCAGCCTGGGGCTCCTCGTCGATTGCCTCAACATGTTCTCGTCCCCAGGGCACGCCTCCTCCGTAGAGATCCGGTACCCTGGCCCCGACATGCAACTTCTCCTCAA GTCAGTGGCCTCCCCAGATGCATGTATATTTTCGGAAATCAGAACCAGAATTCCAGATACTCTCGCCTCGGATTACCATTTTCAGCATGCAGGGAACACTCCTCTCTCTTTTACTGTTAAG TCTGCCATCCTGAAAGAATCGATTGATGACCTTGAGTGGCCCGGTTCCAGCATTCAGATTAAATTGCAACCAGACCCCCCTTCAGTAATATTTAAAGGCGAAGGGCATGGTGACTTGGAG ATTGAATATCCCTACTATGCAAATACCGATCTTCTGATTGCATTCCAGTGTGACCGTGAAGTATCGTACAG GTATAAGTACAAGTTTCTTCGTGCAACTACCTCAAATGTTCCAAGTAGTGTATTGAAGGAGAATCGTGGGAGTAAGGTGACGATTGGGAGGGGAGGGATGCTCAAAATCCAGCACCTGGTTTCAGTTGGGAGGCCAG GCATTACGCATGGGTGA
- the LOC100830852 gene encoding probable lysophospholipase BODYGUARD 1, translated as MHIATCVWQEKKQEEGRRRGAMGAAAASGNKGEYWTRASLLALLAAAGGALNCAVSFLVFSLLDLLDPVLCLVYKVVDYAVEAEWKPCYCSSSSSSSSSSSSSSPSPAPAPGTTTKVVRLTTSAAKTNGSHNKALQVEDVSDTLYVRASLLSDATRSYNNNKSGPGPASAAAPSLTVSPAIVAELIREKADRAPRTARQARPCWSDCDCKLCHSWSATASRSSHLYVHVQSPPSPADNSSADLEAVVFIHGFISSSVFWTETVFPAFSSAARARYRMYAVDLLGFGRSPKPADSLYTLREHVEMIERSVLQRYRLRSFHVVAHSLGSVLALALAVKYPDAVKSLTLLAPPYFPVPEEEAGAATQYVMRRVAPRRVWPPIAFGASMACWYEHVSRTICLTICRHHRVWDRLFRLFTRNRMRTFLIEAFMCHTHNAAWHTLHNIMCLSASKMEAYLDVVAGQLACKVALFHGRDDELLPVDCTLAVGARVPRARVTVYEGKDHITIVVGQEKLFAAELEAIWKAAAQD; from the exons ATGCACATTGCGACCTGCGTGTGGCAAGAGAagaagcaggaggaggggCGCCGTCGTGGTGCcatgggcgccgccgctgcgtcTGGTAACAAGGGCGAGTACTGGACCAGGGCGTCGCTGCTGGCGCTCctggccgcggccggcggcgcgctcAACTGCGCCGTGAGCTTCCTCGTGTTCTCGCTCCTGGACCTGCTGGACCCGGTGCTCTGCCTCGTCTACAAGGTCGTCGACTACGCCGTCGAGGCCGAGTGGAAGCCCTGCTActgctcctcctcatcctcttcttcatcttcttcctcttcgtcttccccgtctccggcgccggcgccggggacgacgacgaaggtggtgcggctgaCGACGTCAGCAGCCAAGACCAACGGCAGCCACAACAAGGCGCTGCAGGTGGAGGACGTCTCGGACACGCTCTACGTCCGCGCCTCGCTGCTCTCCGACGCCACACGGAgctacaacaacaacaaatcgGGCCCGGGCCCAgcgtcagcggcggcgccgtcgctgACGGTGAGCCCGGCGATCGTCGCCGAGCTGATCCGCGAGAAGGCGGACCGGGCCCCGCGCACGGCGCGGCAGGCCAGGCCATGCTGGTCCGACTGCGACTGCAAGCTCTGCCACTCCTGGAGCGCCACGGCGTCCCGGTCCTCCCACCTCTACGTGCACGTCCAATCCCCGCCGTCCCCCGCCGACAACAGCAGCGCGGATCTCGAGGCGGTGGTATTCATCCACGGgttcatctcctcctccgtgtTCTGGACGGAGACGGTGTTCCCGGCCTTCAGCAGCGCGGCCCGGGCCCGGTACCGGATGTACGCGGTGGACCTGCTGGGCTTCGGGCGCAGCCCGAAGCCCGCGGACTCGCTCTACACGCTGCGGGAGCACGTGGAGATGATCGAGCGCTCCGTGCTGCAGCGCTACCGGCTGCGATCCTTCCACGTGGTGGCTCACTCGCTGGGGTCCGTCCTGGCGCTGGCCCTCGCCGTCAAGTACCCCGACGCCGTCAAGTCCCTCACGCTCCTCGCCCCG CCGTATTTCCCggtgccggaggaggaggcgggggcggcgacgCAGTACGTGATGCGGCGGGTGGCGCCGCGGCGGGTGTGGCCGCCGATCGCCTTCGGGGCGTCCATGGCGTGCTGGTACGAGCACGTCAGCCGGACCATCTGCCTCACCATCTGCAGGCACCACAGGGTATGGGACCGACTCTTCAGGCTCTTCACACGGAACAG GATGCGGACGTTCCTGATCGAGGCGTTCATGTGCCACACGCACAACGCGGCGTGGCACACGCTGCACAACATCATGTGCCTGAGCGCGAGCAAGATGGAGGCCTACCTGGACGTGGTGGCGGGGCAGCTGGCGTGCAAGGTGGCACTCTTCCACGGCCGCGACGACGAGCTGCTCCCCGTCGACTGCACGCTGGCCGTCGGGGCCCGCGTGCCCCGGGCCCGCGTCACCGTCTACGAAGGCAAGGACCACATCACCATCGTCGTCGGACAGGAGAAGCTCTTCGCCGCCGAGCTCGAAGCCATCTGGAAAGCCGCCGCCCAGGACTAG
- the LOC100829664 gene encoding magnesium protoporphyrin IX methyltransferase, chloroplastic: MARAAVSTAPLSRLHSPPPPVHHCTVSHPELRIRQQRRAPGIASALPEVVADLPPLSLPAAAAAAAAVAAAVSLSDPERRRKAQAAAVGGGDKEAVRAYFNSTGFERWRKIYGSNTDDVNRVQLDIREGHAQTVAAALAMLRDSPDVPLSGATVCDAGCGTGSLAIPLASAGASVLASDISAAMVSEAQRQAAAASGSASFVMPRFEVRDLESLEGRYDVVVCLDVLIHYPREEAQKMIRHLASLADKRLLISFAPLTLYLGLLKRVGELFPGPSKATRAYLHAEKDIEEALRDAGWRVSKRGFISTQFYFAKLFEAVPVAGSSSSS; encoded by the coding sequence atggcgcgcgccgccgtctccaccgCGCCGCTCTCCCGCCTCCActcccctccgcctcccgtccACCACTGTACCGTGTCGCATCCAGAGCTCCGCATCCGCCAGCAGCGGAGGGCTCCGGGCATCGCCTCGGCTCTGCCCGAGGTCGTCGCGGACCTCCCGCCGCTCTCCctccccgccgcggcggctgcggcggcggcggtggcggcggcggtatcCCTGTCGGacccggagcggcggcggaaggcgcaggcggcggcggtgggcggcgggGACAAGGAAGCCGTGCGCGCCTACTTCAACTCCACGGGATTCGAGCGGTGGCGCAAGATCTACGGCTCGAACACGGACGACGTGAACCGCGTGCAGCTGGACATTCGCGAGGGCCACGCGCAGACggtggccgccgcgctcgccatGCTCCGCGACAGCCCGGACGTGCCGCTGTCCGGCGCCACGGTGTGCGACGCCGGGTGCGGCACGGGGTCGCTCGCCATCCCGCTGGCCTCGGCCGGCGCGTCCGTGCTCGCCTCCGACATCTCCGCCGCCATGGTGTCCGAAGCCcagcggcaggcggcggccgcgtcggGATCGGCATCGTTCGTGATGCCGAGGTTCGAGGTGAGGGACCTGGAGAGCCTGGAAGGGCGGTACGACGTGGTGGTGTGCCTGGACGTGCTCATCCACTACCCGAGGGAGGAGGCCCAGAAGATGATCCGCCACCTCGCCTCGCTCGCCGACAAGCGGCTGCTCATCAGCTTCGCGCCGCTGACGCTCTACCTGGGCCTGCTGAAGCGCGTCGGCGAGCTGTTCCCGGGCCCGTCCAAGGCGACCCGGGCTTACCTCCATGCCGAGAAGGACATCGAGGAGGCGCTCCGGGACGCCGGGTGGCGCGTCAGCAAACGTGGGTTCATCTCCACGCAGTTCTACTTTGCCAAGCTCTTCGAGGCCGTGCCCgtcgccggctcctcctcctcctcgtag
- the LOC100829974 gene encoding uncharacterized protein LOC100829974: MCDARSVKCAPGSAVQGRATKAASIDLRAMFSAARFVIPVGIHPQPRGLAAPGRHALALTAVSARPRRGGGGPRRDLRSWDDDGGGGSGDEADAIDESFFGDQDEDEPEEEENPPGRRQLASPEPALRGTDVLRALQRAAAAKEEAKKKKQQKQKSPAPRRREEKGGGGVKQLEVTGEVRPIEIRPDWAPRIRELELRVQQLLAKHQ, from the coding sequence ATGTGTGATGCTCGTTCTGTCAAGTGCGCGCCAGGTAGTGCAGTGCAGGGCAGGGCCACCAAAGCAGCATCCATCGACCTGCGAGCGATGTTCTCCGCCGCACGCTTCGTCATCCCCGTGGGCATCCACCCGCAGCCGCGCGGCCTCGCCGCCCCCGGCCGCCACGCGCTGGCGCTCACCGCCGTGTCGGCCAGGCCTcgccggggaggaggaggccccCGCCGCGACCTCCGCTCAtgggacgacgacggcggcggcggcagcggcgacgaggCCGACGCCATCGACGAGAGCTTCTTCGGGGATcaggacgaggacgagccagaagaggaagagaatcCCCCGGGCCGACGACAGCTCGCCTCGCCAGAGCCGGCGCTGCGCGGGACGGACGTGCTGCGGGCGCTGCagcgggcggccgcggccaaggaggaggccaagaagaagaagcagcagaagcagaagagcccggcgccgcggcggcgggaggagaagggcggcggcggcgtgaagCAGCTCGAGGTGACGGGGGAGGTGCGGCCGATAGAGATAAGGCCCGACTGGGCGCCGCGGATCCGGGAGCTGGAGCTACGGGTGCAGCAGCTCCTCGCCAAGCACCAGTAG
- the LOC100831158 gene encoding protein GPR107, producing the protein MAAPPLAAALLGAFLALLLLVSPAAAEIRETVIRADPRTIIPLDEFGFSHQGILELNVTGIAFDPPASPDLDLSQFGFFLSTLDAWVHVLRQLQDLDVTCALQSDLVKLAYSFDRLKPPSNPAGVPVARSSSFSVAFRVSEPGQYTLVFANCLNGGDLKISMDVSSAMYNVDPATGQRAYLSVGAAALPSIYFLFCLAYAALVAAWVSILLRKRAAVFRIHYFMLAVLVLKGFNLLAEAEDKSYIERTGTAHGWDVLFYIFSFLRGISLFTLIVLIGTGWSFLKPYLADREKKVLMVVIPLQVVANIAQVVIDESGPYARDWVTWRQVFLLVDVVCCCAVLFPIVWSIKNLREAARSDGKAAVNLMKLTLFRQYYVVVICYIYFTRVVVYALVTITSYRYLWTSDMAREVATLAFYMFTGYRFRPEVHNPYFAIDDEEEEAAAEALKLDDEFEL; encoded by the coding sequence ATGGCAgccccgccgctcgccgcggcGCTCCTGGGCGCcttcctcgccctcctcctcctcgtctccccggcggcggccgagatCCGCGAGACGGTGATCCGCGCCGACCCACGCACCATCATCCCGCTCGACGAGTTCGGCTTCTCCCACCAGGGCATCCTCGAGCTCAACGTCACCGGCATCGCCTTCGACCCGCCGGCGTCCCCCGACCTCGACCTCTCCCAGttcggcttcttcctctccacccTCGACGCCTGGGTCCACGTCCTCCGCCAGCTCCAGGACCTCGACGTCACCTGCGCGCTCCAGTCCGACCTCGTCAAGCTCGCCTACTCCTTCGACCGCCTCAAGCCGCCCTCCAACCCCGCCGGCGTCCCCGTcgcccgctcctcctccttctccgtcGCCTTCCGCGTCTCCGAGCCCGGCCAGTACACGCTCGTCTTCGCCAACTGCCTCAACGGCGGGGACCTCAAGATCTCCATGGACGTCAGCTCCGCCATGTACAACGTCGACCCGGCCACCGGCCAGCGCGCCTACCTctccgtcggcgccgccgctctgcCCTCCATCTACTTCCTCTTCTGCCTCGCCTACGCCGCGCTTGTGGCCGCCTGGGTCTCCATACTGCTGCGGAAGCGCGCCGCCGTGTTCCGGATCCACTACTTCATGCTCGCCGTGCTCGTGCTCAAGGGCTTCAACCTCCTCGCGGAGGCCGAGGACAAGTCCTACATCGAGCGCACCGGCACCGCGCACGGCTGGGACGTGCTCTTCTACATCTTCAGCTTCCTCAGGGGGATCTCGCTCTTCACGCTCATAGTGCTCATCGGCACCGGCTGGTCCTTCCTCAAGCCCTACCTGGCCGACCGAGAGAAGAAGGTGCTCATGGTGGTCATCCCCCTGCAGGTTGTGGCCAACATTGCACAGGTCGTGATCGATGAATCTGGGCCGTATGCCCGAGACTGGGTCACCTGGAGGCAGGTGTTCCTGCTGGTGGATGTTGTCTGCTGCTGTGCCGTGCTCTTCCCGATCGTGTGGTCCATCAAGAACCTCCGAGAGGCTGCCCGCTCTGATGGGAAAGCGGCGGTGAACCTCATGAAGCTCACCCTCTTCCGCCAGTACTACGTGGTTGTCATTTGCTACATTTACTTCACACGAGTTGTCGTGTATGCGCTGGTGACCATCACCTCATACCGGTATCTCTGGACTAGCGACATGGCTAGGGAGGTTGCCACCCTAGCGTTCTACATGTTCACCGGTTACAGGTTCCGGCCTGAGGTGCATAACCCATACTTTGCGATtgacgacgaagaggaggaggctgctGCTGAGGCACTCAAATTGGATGATGAATTTGAGCTATGA